One genomic window of Fibrobacter sp. includes the following:
- a CDS encoding sodium-dependent transporter — translation MEHKRERETFKTRLGFLLIAAGCAIGLGNVWRFPYIAGQYGGAAFVLPYLGFLLFLGLPVLMAELAIGRGGKSGVGMAFDRLEKQGTKWHWAKFPLIASNYILMAFYSVVTGWMFFYFYKMLTDGEFLKGTPDQIASGFGEMLSNPPLLIFWMTVAIVMGLGIVSLGLQKGVERITKKMMIALFVIMILLAIRAVTLPGAGKGLEFYLLPSLERLTQSGKGVGDAIFAAFAHAFFTLSIGIGSMMIFGSYIKRQHSLTKEAASICALDTVVALVAGLIIIPSCFAFGQSPAQGPGLIFVTLSNVFAMMPAGRFCGAAFFLFMSFAALSTLIAVFENIVAFWMDLKGFKRRKVAYWNMVAVFLMSLPCALGFNVLSGFEPFGPGSCVLDLEDFIVSNTMLPAGAIFMVVFCSSRYGWGQEKFFDEMNAGEGLKLPRHTLIKIYFKWILPALITILLAQGYLSKFAPELAAKIF, via the coding sequence ATGGAACACAAAAGAGAACGCGAGACTTTTAAGACAAGACTTGGATTTTTGCTGATTGCCGCAGGCTGTGCCATTGGCCTTGGCAACGTGTGGCGTTTCCCCTACATCGCAGGGCAATACGGCGGCGCGGCCTTTGTGCTGCCCTATCTCGGGTTCCTGCTGTTTCTCGGGCTCCCGGTGCTCATGGCAGAACTGGCCATTGGCCGTGGCGGAAAAAGCGGCGTCGGCATGGCCTTCGACCGTCTCGAAAAGCAGGGCACCAAGTGGCACTGGGCAAAGTTCCCGCTGATCGCCTCCAACTATATCTTGATGGCGTTCTACTCCGTAGTCACGGGCTGGATGTTCTTCTACTTCTACAAGATGCTCACCGACGGCGAATTCCTGAAGGGCACGCCAGACCAGATTGCAAGCGGTTTCGGCGAGATGCTTTCGAACCCGCCCCTCCTGATTTTCTGGATGACCGTCGCCATCGTCATGGGTCTCGGCATCGTGTCTCTCGGGCTCCAGAAGGGCGTGGAACGCATTACTAAGAAGATGATGATTGCGCTGTTTGTCATCATGATCCTGCTTGCCATTCGTGCGGTGACGCTCCCCGGGGCCGGCAAGGGTCTGGAATTCTACCTGTTGCCTTCCCTGGAACGACTGACCCAGTCCGGCAAGGGCGTGGGAGATGCCATCTTCGCCGCATTTGCCCATGCCTTCTTTACCCTGAGTATCGGCATCGGCAGCATGATGATTTTTGGCAGTTACATCAAGCGGCAGCATTCCCTGACCAAGGAGGCCGCCAGCATCTGCGCGCTGGATACCGTCGTGGCCCTGGTGGCGGGCCTTATCATTATCCCCTCGTGCTTTGCCTTCGGGCAGTCCCCAGCGCAAGGGCCCGGGCTTATCTTCGTTACTTTGTCCAACGTGTTCGCCATGATGCCCGCGGGCCGGTTCTGCGGGGCGGCGTTCTTCCTGTTCATGTCCTTCGCGGCTCTCTCCACACTTATTGCCGTGTTTGAAAACATCGTCGCCTTCTGGATGGACCTGAAGGGCTTCAAGCGCCGGAAGGTGGCCTACTGGAATATGGTCGCGGTGTTCCTGATGTCGCTCCCCTGCGCCCTCGGGTTCAACGTGCTTTCGGGATTCGAGCCCTTTGGCCCCGGCAGCTGCGTGCTGGACCTGGAAGACTTTATCGTGAGCAACACCATGCTACCTGCAGGCGCCATATTTATGGTGGTGTTCTGCAGCAGCCGTTACGGTTGGGGACAAGAAAAGTTCTTTGACGAAATGAACGCAGGCGAGGGATTGAAACTCCCTCGCCACACACTCATCAAGATTTATTTCAAGTGGATATTGCCTGCTTTGATAACAATCCTGCTTGCCCAGGGTTACCTGTCCAAGTTCGCACCTGAACTGGCGGCAAAGATTTTCTAG
- a CDS encoding MBL fold metallo-hydrolase — protein sequence MLVKVLIDNIAGGTDFAPNNSATNGCAPGNNCTPLCGEWGLSVYIEFEGNRYLLDTGASRRFAQNADAMGIDLSKVDTAILSHAHYDHANGLAEFFRLNEKASCFLRQGAAENCYHTHKLFGPFAYHEYIGIRRGYLKRFADRIRFVEGDAQIAPNVYLLPHKDSVVSPEARAGIASAAGLSVKENGRYRYDSFDHEQSLVFDTPEGLFVMNGCSHAGADNIVKEVEATFPGKKIYGILGGFHLYRYKDEAVYAFAKRLLELDVQKIYTGHCTGNRAFEILHEVLGERACQMFTGMSIEV from the coding sequence ATGCTTGTCAAAGTTCTGATAGACAACATCGCCGGTGGCACGGATTTTGCGCCCAACAACAGCGCGACCAACGGCTGCGCACCCGGCAACAATTGCACGCCCCTTTGCGGAGAGTGGGGACTATCCGTCTATATCGAGTTCGAAGGCAACCGTTACTTGTTGGACACCGGAGCGTCTCGAAGGTTCGCGCAAAACGCCGACGCCATGGGCATAGACCTTTCGAAGGTGGATACCGCAATCCTTAGCCACGCCCACTACGACCACGCCAACGGCCTTGCGGAATTTTTCCGCCTAAACGAAAAGGCCTCCTGCTTTTTGAGGCAAGGCGCCGCCGAAAACTGCTACCATACCCACAAACTTTTCGGGCCTTTTGCCTACCACGAATACATCGGCATCCGCAGGGGCTACCTGAAGCGTTTTGCCGATCGTATCCGCTTTGTCGAAGGCGATGCACAGATCGCCCCCAATGTTTACCTGCTCCCCCACAAAGACAGCGTCGTGAGTCCAGAGGCCCGTGCCGGTATCGCCAGCGCTGCAGGTCTTTCTGTCAAGGAAAACGGCCGTTACCGCTATGACAGTTTCGACCATGAGCAGAGTCTGGTCTTCGACACTCCCGAGGGACTGTTCGTGATGAACGGCTGCAGTCACGCCGGCGCAGACAACATCGTGAAAGAAGTGGAAGCGACCTTTCCGGGCAAAAAGATATACGGGATTCTCGGAGGCTTCCACCTTTACCGCTATAAGGACGAGGCCGTCTATGCCTTTGCAAAGCGCCTGCTGGAACTGGACGTGCAAAAAATCTACACGGGCCACTGCACTGGCAACCGCGCCTTCGAAATTTTACACGAGGTTCTCGGCGAACGGGCCTGCCAGATGTTCACGGGCATGTCTATAGAAGTGTAG
- a CDS encoding ATP-binding protein produces MAAKEITVDAALEKGEELTAFVESMLEPYDPSPKATIQVDVAIDEVFSNIVMYSGAKTVTVVANLDEPTSVFSLTFIDKGNPYNPLEKEDPDVSLPVEEREIGGLGIFLVKKTMDDVHYERKADQNYFTIYKKIK; encoded by the coding sequence ATGGCCGCAAAAGAAATAACAGTCGATGCCGCTCTCGAAAAAGGCGAAGAACTGACCGCCTTCGTGGAGTCCATGCTGGAGCCATACGACCCCTCGCCCAAGGCGACCATCCAGGTGGACGTGGCCATCGACGAGGTGTTCAGCAACATCGTCATGTATTCCGGAGCCAAGACCGTAACGGTGGTCGCCAACCTGGATGAGCCTACGTCCGTGTTCTCGCTTACCTTTATAGACAAAGGAAATCCCTACAATCCCCTGGAAAAAGAGGATCCGGATGTTTCCTTGCCTGTGGAGGAACGGGAAATTGGGGGGTTGGGCATCTTTTTGGTGAAGAAAACCATGGATGACGTGCACTACGAACGCAAGGCCGACCAAAATTATTTTACTATTTACAAGAAAATTAAGTAG
- a CDS encoding TIGR02147 family protein, whose amino-acid sequence MMMKSILQYKDYRKYIRDYYTWEKKHSSFSWREFSRRAKFTSPNFLKLVSEGKSKLSTPSAERVADAMDLAGFEKSFFQNLVIYNQSKDTKKGKVAHEKLQVIAKENAVRKMGVGYQNFYSTWLHAVVRELACATEKPSVESIAKRCRLVVSPAEVADSIGYLLRSGLLKSNGRGGYRQTEKIVEGDEQGIPAALRAMNSQMARFAEQALDDVPPEWREITGITMGLSQQSYTKVLGALDSCRKKILDIVVKEENVDRVYRLNLQMFPMTTIESDKVNDDNT is encoded by the coding sequence ATGATGATGAAGTCTATCCTGCAATACAAGGATTACCGCAAGTATATCCGTGACTATTACACCTGGGAAAAGAAGCACTCCTCTTTTTCGTGGAGGGAATTTTCTAGGCGTGCAAAATTCACATCTCCGAACTTTTTAAAACTGGTTTCCGAGGGTAAATCTAAACTGAGCACCCCTTCTGCCGAGCGGGTGGCAGATGCTATGGACCTGGCGGGTTTTGAGAAGTCTTTTTTTCAAAATTTGGTAATCTACAACCAATCCAAGGACACTAAAAAAGGTAAAGTCGCCCATGAAAAATTACAGGTAATCGCCAAGGAAAACGCAGTCCGCAAAATGGGTGTCGGGTACCAGAATTTCTACTCAACCTGGCTCCATGCGGTGGTTCGCGAACTGGCCTGTGCTACAGAGAAACCTAGTGTCGAATCCATCGCAAAACGTTGTCGTCTTGTGGTATCCCCAGCAGAAGTAGCGGACTCCATCGGATACCTTTTAAGGTCAGGACTCTTGAAAAGTAATGGTCGTGGCGGCTACCGTCAGACAGAAAAAATAGTAGAAGGTGACGAACAGGGAATTCCCGCGGCCTTGCGAGCCATGAATAGCCAAATGGCAAGGTTTGCAGAACAGGCTTTAGATGACGTTCCCCCAGAGTGGCGCGAAATCACGGGTATCACTATGGGGCTTTCCCAACAGTCTTATACCAAGGTCCTAGGGGCATTGGACTCTTGCCGCAAAAAAATTCTGGATATCGTGGTCAAAGAAGAAAATGTGGATCGGGTTTACAGACTGAACCTGCAGATGTTTCCCATGACCACCATTGAATCGGACAAGGTGAATGATGATAATACCTAG
- a CDS encoding STAS domain-containing protein has translation MKIEQTRDNSTLTLALEGRLDTITAPELEQVVNANLEGLTALIFDFAKLEYVSSAGLRVLLSAQKKMNKQGKMEVKNVCAEIMEVLDITGFSDILTIV, from the coding sequence ATGAAAATCGAACAGACTCGTGACAATTCCACATTGACCCTGGCTTTGGAAGGTCGTCTGGATACCATTACCGCTCCCGAGCTGGAGCAGGTCGTCAATGCGAACCTGGAAGGGCTCACTGCCTTGATTTTTGACTTTGCCAAGCTGGAATACGTGTCCTCTGCCGGACTCCGCGTGCTGCTCAGCGCCCAGAAGAAGATGAACAAGCAGGGCAAGATGGAAGTCAAGAATGTTTGCGCCGAAATCATGGAAGTCCTGGACATCACAGGTTTCAGCGATATCTTGACGATTGTCTAG
- a CDS encoding GIY-YIG nuclease family protein yields the protein MPHFVYMLRCAGNRIYTGYAVDVATRFEEHRTGRGAKFTKAFPPEKILRQFELPNKEYALRMEARIKKLTATQKERLANGDEGLMQSLLDSLAETLPPKKRKRRPRRRVSLIK from the coding sequence ATGCCCCACTTCGTTTACATGCTCCGCTGCGCCGGAAACCGAATTTATACGGGTTACGCCGTGGATGTGGCCACCCGTTTCGAGGAGCACCGCACAGGGCGTGGGGCCAAGTTCACCAAGGCTTTTCCGCCCGAAAAAATCCTCCGCCAGTTCGAGCTCCCGAACAAGGAATACGCCCTGCGCATGGAAGCCCGCATCAAGAAACTTACGGCGACCCAAAAAGAACGGCTGGCAAATGGCGACGAAGGGCTGATGCAATCCTTGCTGGATAGTCTTGCCGAGACGCTCCCGCCCAAAAAACGGAAACGACGCCCGCGTCGCAGAGTGTCCCTAATAAAGTGA